DNA sequence from the Perca flavescens isolate YP-PL-M2 chromosome 3, PFLA_1.0, whole genome shotgun sequence genome:
AGAACAGTCATACAGTCAAGGCTTGTGCAAGACTTAGGtacacgttttttttaaaaggagtttTAAACGGATATTGcctcaaaaaaattaaatgttaaaaaaagtgctggttttgccgctgacagactcagattaatatatagtaataagtgtctgacaacatgatGGAAaagatttctaaggaggtcgacctttctgttaaagagtaagatcctttttttaatcataaaaacatccgcgaaattgcgtTCACTTAACCCATATATGTTTGatcaatgttttctttctttcattccaaTTTCGGGTCTGTCAGTCACAGTGAAAACCGGGGACATTTCCGGGGACAGCTCCAGCTGGGGACAGGTCACCAAAACCGGGGACGTCTGGTGACCCTAGTTTAACGTATAGTATGTAAGGACGAAAATTCCTCATAAGGAGGTTGGTcaggggggtggatgggtcaaacacaggacttttacccaggagaccCGGGTTTGTATCCGTCCCGTTATTCCCGGGTGtcacggaaacgtaagcccacccacgaccttttccttaacataactgcCTCGAAagggacgccaatagtcccgaccaagcgcgtttagtTAAAGCGCGTTATATGaggctaaaggagacttttagcgtcaataacaacgaaaaggcacctgaccaagcgtctgtattttacgagatgggagtgaggaATGTGTTGGtttccctcaccttctgctctctgtgtcgCCGTTCTTAAAATCCCTTCGCTTTGGGAGACAACATCAAACGTAAAGCTAGCTCAGCTAGTTTAAGTTATGCTTAAATGTGTTGAgtaatgtttaatgtatgtttttaaatgtggaccccaggaagagttgCTGTGCTTAAGGGCATACATAATAAACTTAAAGCTAGCGAaactacacgctgaaaatgtcaagtcagggaatgattgtaaagatttactaagaatatctttagggcgtttcctctctaactgggaggttttgggactgattggtgggattaatgtggacaaagtacacacggagatacactggtaagagccaatgaggtttaaccatgtatcagctcatttaaatagctcacagtactgtgttgtgtcaacagcttaatttaatattgtatgtgacgTTTGCcctaaaaagtacaatattttccctctgagatgtaatgcagctcatttaaatagcccacaggcctgttctaaaaaatgtgtttgtgtcaacaagtcattgttgataatttaaaatattgtgACCAGTGTCTTCACGAGTATCATTAATCCCTaaaactaaaggcaaactgacaatttgttattttgtatcaaactggtagcccttcgtatgactcaatacccataaagtagctctcagtttcaaaaaggttggtgacccctgcagTAGACGTATAAAGTAGCATGGAAAtaatcaagtaaagtacaattaCTGCAAAATTGAGTAAATGCTTTTTACTTCTCCCCATATGTTAACTTCCCCAATCCTACTTGTTTTCATATTAAGCCTTTTGTGATTGCAAATCTGTGGGTTGTGTGCATCTGTGAAGCAGCTCAGAGCTGAAAAGCAGCAGCAGTTCCCAGCAAAACCTAAGAAATAAAGACACGTTAAGCTCTTACTGTACCTTGAGAAAAGTTCCAGCGAGGAGGACAGCCGCAGAATTACTTGCAGGTCAGTGGAAGAAATCAAAGCCGGGACAAAAATGCCACGGTCAAAGTCATCGCGTAGAGTGCAGAGCAAAACTTAAACCAAGTCACAAATGCGATAAGATCAAATACCTGCAGAAACATCAAAGCCAAAGTGAAGTTTTCAGTGCACCATAGTTCACTCTGTTGCAGCTCTTTAGGCACTTGCATCTGACTGCAGGAACGTATATATAACTTTCTCTTATCTATACAAGAGGCAGAATGTTGTGCAAACCAAAGTGCGATTTGTGGCTGTGTGACTCAGTATGTAACCACTACATTTGACAGTGACTTATGGCCTATATGTAGCCCGGAGGGCAGGGTGTGGAGTCACCGGTGTAGATGATTGCATGATAAaacacaaatagaaaaaaaacacgtgcatgcagtggtggaatgtaactaagtacatataCTCAAGTACTGTGCTTACGTACAAGTTTGAGGTACTTGTAATTTACTTgtggtcttttcttttcatgccactttccacttctactccgctacatttcagagagaaatattgaactttttactccgctacattcatctgttacagctttcgttactagttactttacacattaagattcctgcacacaaaacacatgtagtttataaaatctgatgtttgattataaatgaaactagccaacaatagaacggcctacaagtccagctgatgATGATGCAACCATTTAACAACTGTTTGGAAAGAGAAGAAGGAGACAGAAAGACCGCATggacaaagaaaaacagagacagGAATAGATAGGTATATGTATGTGAATTAATTTAGCCAGTGTCCTACATACGTTGTCCTATGGGTTGCTAGTGCTAGACAAAAATTGGCAATGCCACGAAACGtgttgttttgctaattggcaatttgctattagtcatgaaaactttgtttgaaatGCACAAATCCTTACCAAAACATGCTTCCGCAGATTAGATGTGGAGTTATTAAATGCTGCCAGTTCAGTCACCTTTGGCAGGCACATCTGGCATTGCATGATGATACTATCAGCCCCTCTTGAATTTGGGCAGCAGAATTTGATGTGTCAGCTAGCATTTTCTACTGAACCGTCAATGTTTTATggtaaagtaaactagccaacaatagaacggcctacaagtccagctgagctGATCAGACcattaaaaaacacaactgtttggagagaaaggaaagagacagaaagacagcagACAAAGAACCgcagagacaaagaaaaacagagacagaaggagacaggaatatataagtatatgtacTTCTACTGAGGTAattgatctgaatacttcttccaccgctgcgtGCAtgcagttaaaggtcccatgacatggtgctctttggatgcttttatgtagaccttagaggtcccctaaaactgtatctgaagtctcttttatatagaccttagaggtcccctaatactgtatctgaagtctcttttatatagaccttagtggtcccctaatactgtatctgaagtctcttttatatagaccttactgtatctgaagtctcttttatatagaccttagtggtcccctaatactgtatctgaagtctcttttatatagaccttagtggtcccctaatactgtatctgaagtctcttttatatagaccttagtggtcccctaatactgtatctgaagtctcttttatatagaccttagtggtcccctaatactgtatctgaagtctcttttatatagaccttagtggtcccctaatactgttatccgaagtctcttttatatagaccttagtggtcccctaatactgtatctggaagtctcttttatatagagcttagtggtcccctaatactgtatctgaagtcttttatatagaccttagtggtcccctaatactgtatctgaagtctcttttatatagaccttagtggtcccctaatactgtatctgaagtctcttttatatagaccttagtggtcccctaatactgtatctgaagtctcttttatatagaccttagtggtcccctaatactgtatctgaagtctcttttatatagaccttagtggtcccctaatactgtatctgaagtctcttttatatagaccttagtggtcccctaatactgtatctgaagtctcttttatatagaccttagtggtcccctaatactgtatctgaagtgtctttcccgaaattcagccttggtgcagaattacaaccactagagccagtcccactgggggaccataggctgGCTTGGGGAAtgcatgttaatgttaaaaccCTCATAAAGttaaattgtcatgccatgggacctttaacaaaagACAGTTTACAGAAAACAATCAAATTAATATATTACATAATATATTATACACTCTAACTTTATTTTCGTCACAGCTCTGTTAGCTGCAGTTAGGCACACGAgagctgaataaataaaaagcagactttgttttgattttgcACCACATACTTTTATTATCCGTACATCTCACTGACTCTATGATGGCTACTGAACGAAGACGTAATATTTCCCTTTTTACCAGTTCCCCAAAAACATTATGGTCTCTCCAGTTTGTCACCAGCGCCCTGCAGAAACCACACACtgtcttctttctgtctttctttataTTTGGCCCCCatgttttttgacattttacagcCTTTCTTTAGATTTTTGAAGAGCATTGTATGTAAGCGTTTGGTCTTCTATGCTAATTTCGAGGTCCAAGCCAGACCTATCTTCAAAAGCCGGATGCATTATAAGACCAACCACTTCAGACTGCGTTAATATAggacccacgcaacttctaggcaagacaccgcccttcaatagcattcacacgctactattggccaggcgtccatgcttacgcaaggtaacagaacctgatttgttcaggtcctattcCCTGACcagtcggctatcctaaccttaattACTCCAGGTCAATGCCTAGCCttctgcacactgcctgcgtggcgtgagcgtggtgtttctgttgcaTGGCGTTtcctatgtctttgcacaccagaaacgtgtctgacgcggcgctgctgctgctagccttgtctgtacacatgtatgtttcccataaacataaatacattctgatctgattacagcaaagacaacgttggcagtattgacggcaaaataggctacagaatattttgttccgtatagacaggtgcaatattagaaaatccataattatttatttttttaaatgacatttatatgcatttatgtcaaaaccttgagactttcaaacatcaaaatgtcatttattaatatgtatttgtgtcaaaatgacatataaacatcttttcctattctatttcacctagaaacgcttccaacacacttGCGTCTTGAGTTAGCCACAGACTGTTAATGTTgatagctaaagttagctaaattAGCACAGTCGTAGATCTACAGCCTCTTTTAAGTTCAAACGTGACGTTACCCTATAAATCCAGTCTTGTGCCATCTGACAAGCAAAAACTCCAATGTGTATGTCTGCTCGCGCAAGGAAAAGTTCAAGACAGTTCAACTGTtgcagcaggtgtgtgtgcgATAATCACGAACTCGACAATTTTATCGGATTGTGCCAGACTGCCTGCGTGACAATCGCTCCCCGTCTGAAAAGACCTTAAGAAGAGACCTCTCAGGCGGTCTGGGACAGAGCTGCTTTCTGTCCCTAGAGTCTGAACTAAACACggagaagcagcgttcagtttttatactCCACATATGTGGAAttaactcccagaaaactgcaggtctgctgcaactctcagttcttttaaatcaaaggtGAAGATGATTCTTTTTGATACTGCCTTTCTTTAAGTAATTGTTCAGTTATTACACTATACTGTAAGTTTTAGTCCTGTTTTTCATACCTGTCATAtctattttaactgtttttatattctctttaacacattttttaactgctcttttaagttttatgtaaagcacttgcTGACATGTGctatatacaaataaagctgccttgccttgcctaattGGCAAACATAAATTGAACACTGTAAGCCTTTTGCATTAATCATCAACTGTTAACGAAAGAGTCCATACGTCACCTTTGTGTTGATTTAAAGCAAAACCTTTCATCCTATTCTGTATTTTCCACCTAATGACATTCTTTTACAACTTTTGAAAAACAAGTGGAGTTCTCTGAAGGGCACTGACAACACAAGAGAGGGTAAAGTCAATGAACCAACTACGTACATCAATATGGGAACAGACACAGCAttcaaaacacacagatattgGCCTGGTCTGAAGTTAAAGGAGAATTTACCAGACGCGTCATTTtcagatacacacatgcacaaacgctcacacatacacacactttgaaGCATGCACCCAAAAGCTCAGGACACTGTGCAAAATACCGACATTACTTTAAGGATAATAAGTGCCAAAGAGAATAAGACTAACctcataaataaacaataaaataaaaagaattataAAATGGTTAAAAAGACAGATTATTAATAACCACAGTTATCACCAACCTTAAACACTGGCCTCAGATAGCCTGACATGTTTGTTCAAcagaatataaaagaaaaaacagcaaacaaacataccaaaataataataatacaataagtAACTATGATTGCATACAGCACTGGTCGGACACTTGACTTTCAACGGGTCTGTGTTTGCAGTATTAGCAAAAAACATAATGTAATCCAGCTCAATAAATGCTAAGATAAAAGTTACTAATTTAAGCGTGTATTACAAAAGTTTGTCAAATTAATTGTTCCTCAAAAACGTCAGCGGATCCACAGAAAGAGTCCAGAGACGTTCAGAAAGTGAACTCAGCGCTGAACAGACTTCAGATCAGATGTGTTATCAGAGTCTTAGACTGGCGCATTCACGAATTTATCACATCCATCGGTGGGTGATTTATTTACATTGATTGCAACgtatttctttactttttacAATATTAGGATCTTTAAAGCAATTCCATTGGCATCCAATTCAAAGTCATTAGCCCAGATCTAAAAATACAAGCCATATGCAGGTTTAATGTCCATTCTTGAAAGGTCATCTGTTCAATGCAAGGATACAAAGCTTTCCCAAAAGTTACCAAGATTCAAAGTTTAGTCAGCATTACATACAACCCCAAATGCATCCCATCACGCTGTGGGGAATCAGTGTTGAATAGGGTTGACAACATTCATTACGTCCCTCAGATGTGGACTTTGTCCCAAGTTGAAGTCCCCCATGCTTTGCCATTTGATAAAGGTAATTTTCAGCATGGAGGACTTGTGGAGTTACAGGGGTTTATGGCTCACGACAAGCCAGCGAACATATCTGGACGCCTGGGCCAACTGAAACCAGCAGTTACACAACAACttccattacttttacttttggcccTTCTTGTTTTGTACGGCCATGAAAGAAAGACTTCTCTCTTTCATAGCCTGTTGCAGCTCTGAGGAAGAGGGGAAGGAAGGTGTGAAAGTCCATTGATGCTTACTCGCCTCGTCATCTGCCCCTGTCCCGGTCCTCTGGCTTCGGCTCCACCCTGCAGGGTTTGGGTCAGGCTAACTTGGGCGGTGCTGAAGGAGGTTATTCGGCCACTTCCAGCAATTTGGAGGTTAACCGTGGTGGCATAACTGGTCTTCTGGTTTCCCTGTTTGGTAGGAGATGAATGGGCGAATGGTAGTTGGGGTGAGGTCAAGGGCAAGGGGGAAGAGATTGAAGGTAGAGGAGGCGTTGTGGATTGGAAGTTGTGGTGTTGGTAGCATGCAGGTGGAGGGGATGTCATGCCCGAGGAAGAGAGAACCATGCATGAGGAAGAGAGGTTTTGTACACAGGAGGGCCGGGCAACGTAGGCGCAGATCAGCTGGCTACGACAGCTACCCTCTTCTAGCTCTGGGTCTCCCCATTCTGTTAGTCTGTCTGATggaacaggagaggagaggagggtgtGGGAGAgcgaggagagaggaacagGAGGGGAGGTGATGATAGTGGAAGTGGCACTTGAATCAAGGCTATCAGTTCCATTATATTTGTTTGAAAGCTCTCGTACGTCTGGCCAGGGCACGCTGGTGAAATGCTGCCCACCAAGGGTGCCCTTCCCTGGGGTAAGCCGGCCAGGTGACAGTGGGGATTGAAGCCCAGCTCGAGGGCTAAGGCAGGATGGTGAGCTGCCATATGAGGACCACCCACTCCTTGGACTGGTTGGACAGGACTCCTGCTGGTCAAAGGACCCTTGGCCACTACCACTGAAACCAAGGGACCTGCGGCTGCTGTCTGCCCAAGAGCGGCGCAGTCCACTAGGGTTGCTCCGGGCTGGGCTAGGGGATCTGTCTGCCAGGTTGGAGGAGAAAGACCTACGGAGGGTTTGGGAGGTTGCAGGAGGACAGGTTGCGGAAGGGGAAGATGCTCTGGAACTACGCAAAGAAGAAATGGAAGTGGGGAAAGAGGCATTCTCCAGTGTTGGTGAGCCTAATgaggaagaaaaggaaagagcGGGAGAGGCGGAAGCATATCGAGGGTTTCTGGGTTGAGGTGCTGCAACATTATTTGTCCAAGCATTCACTGACACGCCAATAGGAGGCGGGGAGAGGATCCGAGGGCTTAGACACGACGAAGACAGCCCAAATGCTGAACTTGCTGAAGAGGTCCTTGGTAGCTCCAAAGTGAGCCCGAGTGGATTATGGGAACTGGCACCTCCTACCCGTGTACTCCGGGGGTGGGGAGGTTTGTTCGCCATCGGGGAGGAGTAATTATGTTGAGGAGGTGGGGAGCAGAGTTGAGGGAATGAGGCAAGGGTTGGAGAGGGAGATGGGGACTGAACTCGTGAGCTGGGTTCGGATGCAGAAAAAGGCCGAGCTACACGATTGTGTGACCCCGACCAGAGAGGATCAGGGGTTTGTTGCATTGCTGTGGTGTTAgtgctaccgttagctagcggTGCCTTCTGTGGACTTCCGGACGAAAATCCATTACTCATGGCACGGTAAAAGCTACAGCTACTGGTATTACTCACACTGCTATTCGCTGCGTTTATGCCACcgctattattgttgttgttgtttgcgtTCTGTGACGAGTCCGTTTTGGAGTGAAGGAATGAGGGACGAGGGGAAGGAGAAGAAGGCTGATGATTGGTCAGAGTCATGGACGGAGAGGGGGAGCGttgggaaagagagggaggaggtgaCTGCATGGGAGATGGAGAAGGGCAAGAGGACCAGAGAGAGGACGTCAGACCCCTTGGATGTTGGTACCCATCTTTAGCACACCCCAGCTGGGCATACGCAGGCGTGCTCGAGCCCTGCTGACTCGGAGGGAGTTTAGGTGAAGGGGAGCGCCGTTGTAGATGGGAGGAGGGTAAGGTTGATGTGGAGGAAGGGCTTTGGTTTGCTGTGTTTATGGGTGGGGCTTGTTGCAGGGCATTGTTCTTTCTCGCCATACTCTGACTGATGGACTGGCTAATACAGGAGGCAGCTAAGGATCTGGTGAATGCAGAGGAAGAAGCAATGGGGGAGGTACAGGGGGGAGATCgcagagaagaggaagatggTGTAGGGGAGGAAGGAGGACCTGCTCGTATGGATGATGACCTCCCAGAGGAAGAGGACGAGGGAGTGAAAGGAGAGGAGGGTGCAGAAGGGGAGGCAGGGCGAGCTCGCAGCGAGGAACCCCTGCCAAAAGAGGGAGTAGGAGAGAAACAAGGAAGAGTCCCGGAGACGGTGTTTAGGGAGGCATCTTCAGCAGATACAGGGGTCGGTGATGATGCTGAAATAACCCTGAAGGGTGAGGAGCAGGGAGGTGTGGAAGGGAGAGCTCCAACAGGGGAGGGGGAGCGGTGCCTGAGGCTGGGTCTAAAGGCTGAGGTCTGATCTGTGTTC
Encoded proteins:
- the LOC114550127 gene encoding flocculation protein FLO11: MGSDVAGIGLFEATPAVDPMLMENSERILSKVQTLARMYSAKASTMKVPLHQKRASAVWNQTWDYSRLSGHSSQTQTESRTQVQTLTQLQTPTRYQQQRQYHMEVNQSHTHSKSKYGTKTHPETKVQSQTITQTGQQSQIQTKTQNQTKTYSQYQTQTMSREDQTIQEKRMIKRAGSLTNDFQEEVLAPVEPLLFGHVFVKEQLTPACTNQTNGFTLSRPRDFISALTKERDSIVGCISGDNNQTSTRPGESLPTSRIDPSSSQAQANNFNPGYTSTDTSMASTALGHHLRTHPEEPSSSLCFSSSNTQLTSAMNSDCRVTEFRDYCSKREVHSKTEEREKREGSEELSDLSGPVYLVREESTSINMITQPAHFEPNISAHSIPQWEISKYGDEQDKYEQDIAAAQCIQDKQAPEYKMSTGHTDNKDGSVCLVCPGPMDGEASPGEIVLMVATTQSQAPTEYHKSTTKPGLGGDQSQRESLYLAEGGATALGSSGGPQKDEPPSIQMKLNETKYDSSSQTRMILQGSAVVFTEETPYFRSSGELVATPDDHKARAPSPCSSVQNSESNPTRPRVPSVQSADCLPTFTSQKPQNLPTAMGKRALSNSSCREPGQQDSQSPTSLPFSSRPSGSRPSSRPSLETSNLVERPYPAIATPGQNTDQTSAFRPSLRHRSPSPVGALPSTPPCSSPFRVISASSPTPVSAEDASLNTVSGTLPCFSPTPSFGRGSSLRARPASPSAPSSPFTPSSSSSGRSSSIRAGPPSSPTPSSSSLRSPPCTSPIASSSAFTRSLAASCISQSISQSMARKNNALQQAPPINTANQSPSSTSTLPSSHLQRRSPSPKLPPSQQGSSTPAYAQLGCAKDGYQHPRGLTSSLWSSCPSPSPMQSPPPSLSQRSPSPSMTLTNHQPSSPSPRPSFLHSKTDSSQNANNNNNNSGGINAANSSVSNTSSCSFYRAMSNGFSSGSPQKAPLANGSTNTTAMQQTPDPLWSGSHNRVARPFSASEPSSRVQSPSPSPTLASFPQLCSPPPQHNYSSPMANKPPHPRSTRVGGASSHNPLGLTLELPRTSSASSAFGLSSSCLSPRILSPPPIGVSVNAWTNNVAAPQPRNPRYASASPALSFSSSLGSPTLENASFPTSISSLRSSRASSPSATCPPATSQTLRRSFSSNLADRSPSPARSNPSGLRRSWADSSRRSLGFSGSGQGSFDQQESCPTSPRSGWSSYGSSPSCLSPRAGLQSPLSPGRLTPGKGTLGGQHFTSVPWPDVRELSNKYNGTDSLDSSATSTIITSPPVPLSSLSHTLLSSPVPSDRLTEWGDPELEEGSCRSQLICAYVARPSCVQNLSSSCMVLSSSGMTSPPPACYQHHNFQSTTPPLPSISSPLPLTSPQLPFAHSSPTKQGNQKTSYATTVNLQIAGSGRITSFSTAQVSLTQTLQGGAEARGPGQGQMTRRVSINGLSHLPSPLPQSCNRL